Proteins encoded within one genomic window of Pseudalkalibacillus sp. SCS-8:
- a CDS encoding TraM recognition domain-containing protein yields MAKSNEEVSKEFAFGIGLLLAVLLIFPLFLFSLPFYVITRLINRPNVHLTLSILGLLVFTFVIINQPESYFALYEVLPVDFSWLTSLVHKPVEFSAASYVLYASGGLVIAYLWSVLTDYFRSRRVHSKEAKRDALKQSTVFRITYEQRFRLTQQTQQKWREDFAKGKTDRLLIGITETGQPYYMDFKEVNQHMFVPATTGGGKTVLLLNYIEYALLKNYPFIFIDGKGSAESIDDVRALCDRNGKTLEVFSDEGELTYNPLRYGNATVIKDKLEQLIATESHYYTEISTSLVQAIIQFIDDYGFKRDLWTFAKYLNPNEIKKVLQADVVEVQTVDDEKVQGEKALYSSFLEESNKDTGTTETAVKEKMTKKVRSERAKKHYLRFFERYEHEEDGEMYLFTNASSVRTQLYLLLDSELGHLFEENENGLDLIQVSDQKKALFVSFDGLIYNTFIKIIARFLILDLNYLVSYRNRKQMNDKPLLAIYDEFSVYANDKIVDTVNKSRSGGFHCIIATQTIADLEKVDPVLAKQVIGNTNTFAIGQTNSPKEVEAWANTLGTFKDIDLTIQTKEQAGRLKRVDQKSEMGTMRNVQKFKITPDEIRDLRTGQFIIARKAAKDILEPQIIYIRHPLKA; encoded by the coding sequence TTGGCCAAAAGCAATGAAGAAGTGAGCAAGGAATTCGCCTTTGGAATCGGTTTATTACTTGCAGTATTGTTGATCTTCCCACTCTTTCTCTTTTCATTACCGTTCTATGTTATCACACGCTTGATCAATAGACCCAACGTCCATTTAACCTTATCGATTTTGGGGTTACTTGTTTTCACATTTGTGATCATAAATCAGCCTGAAAGTTATTTTGCTCTCTATGAGGTATTACCAGTCGATTTCTCCTGGTTGACCTCTTTGGTCCACAAACCTGTAGAATTCAGTGCTGCTTCATACGTCCTTTACGCAAGCGGAGGTTTAGTAATAGCTTATCTCTGGTCGGTTTTGACGGACTACTTCCGATCGAGACGAGTCCATTCCAAAGAAGCAAAACGAGACGCTTTGAAGCAATCTACCGTATTCCGAATAACGTATGAGCAGCGATTCCGGCTAACCCAGCAAACCCAACAGAAATGGCGGGAGGACTTCGCGAAAGGGAAAACCGACCGATTATTAATCGGGATAACGGAGACTGGACAGCCCTATTACATGGATTTCAAAGAAGTCAACCAGCATATGTTCGTTCCGGCAACGACTGGTGGAGGGAAAACGGTTCTGCTTCTGAATTATATCGAGTATGCGTTACTCAAAAACTACCCTTTTATTTTCATAGACGGCAAAGGTTCCGCAGAGAGTATCGACGATGTCCGAGCATTATGCGATCGTAACGGGAAAACGCTGGAAGTTTTTTCGGATGAGGGGGAGCTTACCTATAACCCACTTCGGTACGGGAATGCGACGGTCATCAAAGATAAGCTCGAACAATTAATTGCAACAGAAAGTCATTACTATACGGAAATCTCGACTTCCCTGGTGCAAGCCATTATCCAGTTTATCGATGATTATGGTTTCAAACGGGATCTATGGACGTTTGCAAAATACTTGAACCCTAACGAAATCAAGAAGGTCTTACAGGCAGACGTGGTTGAAGTCCAAACAGTTGACGATGAGAAGGTACAAGGAGAGAAAGCGTTATACTCATCCTTTTTAGAGGAGTCCAATAAAGATACAGGAACAACTGAAACAGCTGTAAAAGAAAAAATGACGAAAAAAGTCAGAAGTGAACGTGCAAAGAAACATTACCTGCGGTTTTTCGAACGTTATGAGCACGAAGAAGACGGGGAGATGTATTTGTTTACGAATGCATCGTCGGTCCGTACTCAGCTCTATCTTCTTTTGGACAGCGAACTGGGTCACCTGTTCGAAGAAAACGAAAACGGTCTCGATTTGATCCAGGTGAGTGATCAGAAAAAAGCGCTGTTTGTCAGCTTTGACGGCTTGATTTACAACACGTTCATCAAAATCATCGCAAGGTTTTTGATTCTGGATTTGAACTACCTCGTGTCATACCGAAACCGGAAGCAGATGAACGACAAGCCGTTGCTCGCCATCTACGATGAGTTTTCCGTCTATGCGAATGACAAGATTGTCGATACCGTCAACAAGTCACGGTCCGGTGGTTTCCATTGTATCATCGCAACCCAAACGATAGCGGATCTAGAAAAGGTGGATCCGGTACTAGCCAAACAGGTTATTGGAAACACCAACACCTTCGCCATCGGTCAAACGAATAGCCCGAAGGAAGTGGAGGCTTGGGCCAACACACTGGGCACATTCAAGGATATTGATTTAACGATACAGACGAAAGAGCAGGCCGGACGCTTGAAACGTGTCGATCAAAAATCAGAAATGGGTACGATGCGAAATGTACAGAAGTTCAAAATCACGCCCGATGAAATTCGCGATCTTCGAACAGGGCAATTTATCATCGCCCGAAAAGCGGCAAAAGATATCTTAGAACCCCAAATCATATACATCCGACATCCGTTGAAAGCTTAA
- a CDS encoding conjugal transfer protein: MKLKGENFTPEYKYPIKIYRIGSIEFANGLEVRKMIFSFVLAILLVIGFVMIGVQGDHNLLGFVAKNWLILITVIPGIITFVVFNLQYDNKKFIPFLKGRVRFYRTKETSYEHFIEVASEQMGKEMVFEPHMKAGEDE; this comes from the coding sequence ATGAAGCTCAAAGGAGAAAACTTCACCCCGGAGTATAAATATCCGATTAAAATTTACCGGATCGGTTCCATTGAATTTGCGAATGGGCTGGAGGTAAGAAAAATGATTTTTTCCTTCGTATTGGCAATACTTCTCGTCATCGGTTTTGTGATGATCGGGGTCCAGGGCGACCATAACCTCCTAGGCTTCGTAGCAAAAAACTGGCTGATCCTTATCACTGTTATACCTGGGATCATTACATTCGTCGTATTCAACCTACAATATGACAACAAAAAGTTCATTCCGTTTCTAAAGGGTCGCGTCCGGTTTTATCGGACCAAAGAGACCTCTTATGAACATTTCATTGAAGTGGCAAGTGAGCAAATGGGAAAAGAGATGGTGTTCGAACCGCATATGAAAGCAGGTGAAGATGAATGA
- a CDS encoding DnaA ATPase domain-containing protein, producing the protein MEDKPDGSEGEEAHECPICEDKGIIFYRVHKDTEWHWDERSHFRFPASKVPEKDYLSGSVCCPEQAWQWHDCYSERCSCVKQKNVEQLLLSSEITEAFRKNTFENFVTEGKHPMIKDALQCAQEYILDFTEIRDTRANSIALLGQPGSGKTHLLTAISNHLMVEKQVSVLYFPYVEGFDDLKDDFEILEEKMERMKKVDVLFIDDLFKPIGRNRKPRATEWQIERMYALVNYRYLNHLPILVSSELTVDELESVDEALGTRIYEMCSHYTVLIQGNKKVLNQRLG; encoded by the coding sequence CTGGAGGACAAACCGGACGGATCCGAAGGAGAGGAAGCTCATGAATGTCCGATATGCGAAGATAAAGGCATTATCTTTTACCGGGTTCACAAAGATACAGAATGGCATTGGGATGAACGATCACATTTCAGGTTTCCAGCCAGTAAGGTTCCTGAAAAGGACTACCTTTCAGGGAGTGTATGCTGTCCCGAACAGGCTTGGCAATGGCACGATTGTTACTCGGAACGGTGTAGCTGTGTAAAACAAAAGAACGTTGAACAATTGCTCCTTTCCTCTGAAATTACCGAAGCTTTCCGAAAAAATACGTTTGAAAACTTTGTCACGGAAGGGAAGCATCCAATGATCAAAGATGCGCTGCAATGTGCACAAGAGTATATTCTGGACTTCACAGAAATTCGGGATACAAGAGCCAACAGTATTGCTTTATTGGGACAACCCGGTAGTGGGAAAACCCATTTACTAACGGCGATCTCCAACCACTTGATGGTGGAGAAGCAGGTCTCTGTACTTTACTTTCCGTATGTGGAAGGGTTTGATGACTTAAAGGACGATTTTGAAATACTGGAAGAGAAAATGGAGCGAATGAAGAAGGTGGATGTTCTGTTTATCGATGATCTCTTCAAACCAATTGGACGAAACCGGAAGCCGAGGGCTACTGAATGGCAAATTGAAAGAATGTATGCCTTAGTCAATTATCGCTACTTAAACCATCTGCCCATATTAGTTTCCTCTGAGTTGACTGTAGATGAATTGGAATCTGTCGACGAAGCTCTGGGAACACGCATCTATGAAATGTGTAGCCATTACACCGTTCTTATCCAGGGGAATAAAAAAGTGTTAAACCAGCGTTTGGGTTAG
- a CDS encoding conjugal transfer protein has product MKRKRKPSEKMNKEKGARKVPYSRRTATRITSIVFFTVILFSLVFNVIFFSKYQTIRNSVKAQENSIEEELNQVHDSNLIHSHSIVVFTDQFLQQYFGIPESEDERKKRLETLSTYFVSGYDLQRLGNLDDFKGSRVLKDLQYMDTEQISRNQANVHFIAKYEIVENPGESKEGDNKENDPKKVANRVEIVVPVTTDGKGYAVYQNPRLVESDLRTTMNAEPNELEGELPTSSEYKKLQSFLTEFFTSYGTSDEKLPFMAEVERGLNDQILQSVTIRQVAKDHRASYRAIVDVQYQNNQTSLNSLYTYKLQLSFENNKFFIESME; this is encoded by the coding sequence ATGAAGCGTAAACGAAAACCATCAGAAAAGATGAACAAGGAAAAAGGGGCACGGAAAGTTCCCTATTCCAGAAGGACCGCCACACGAATCACAAGCATCGTTTTTTTCACGGTGATCCTATTCTCTTTAGTATTCAACGTCATCTTTTTCAGCAAATACCAAACCATTCGAAACTCAGTTAAGGCACAAGAAAACTCGATCGAAGAAGAACTCAATCAGGTTCATGATTCCAATCTCATCCATTCCCATTCGATTGTCGTTTTCACGGATCAATTCTTACAGCAATATTTTGGGATTCCCGAAAGTGAGGATGAACGTAAGAAGCGTCTTGAAACGCTCAGCACCTATTTTGTCAGTGGTTATGATCTCCAGCGTTTAGGAAATCTGGACGACTTCAAAGGAAGTCGAGTGTTAAAAGATCTTCAATACATGGATACAGAACAAATCAGCAGAAATCAGGCAAATGTTCATTTTATAGCTAAATACGAAATTGTTGAAAATCCGGGAGAATCGAAGGAGGGAGACAATAAAGAAAACGATCCGAAAAAGGTAGCGAATCGTGTTGAGATCGTTGTACCCGTTACGACAGACGGTAAAGGATATGCTGTGTATCAAAATCCTCGTCTGGTTGAAAGTGATTTGAGAACCACAATGAACGCTGAACCAAACGAACTGGAAGGGGAGTTACCTACGTCTTCAGAATATAAGAAACTCCAATCGTTCCTAACCGAATTTTTCACTTCTTATGGGACGAGTGATGAAAAACTTCCCTTCATGGCTGAAGTGGAAAGAGGGTTGAACGATCAAATCCTTCAAAGCGTCACCATCCGTCAGGTTGCCAAAGACCACAGAGCATCCTATCGAGCGATTGTAGATGTTCAATACCAAAACAACCAAACATCACTGAACAGTCTTTACACGTATAAACTACAGCTCTCATTTGAAAACAATAAATTTTTCATTGAATCCATGGAATAA